The following coding sequences are from one Achromobacter sp. B7 window:
- a CDS encoding iron transporter codes for MIKKALALAIVAMSVSAANAAEYPIGKPVEKGGMEIGAVYLQPIEMDPPGMMRPAKDSDVHLEADIHATAGNKTGFPEGEWVPYLVVNFEIQKVGSQNVQKGTFMPMVANDGPHYGDNVKLEGPGKYKLKYSILPPSENKMAHFGRHVDKETGVGPWFEPFELEYEFVYAGTGKKGGY; via the coding sequence ATGATCAAGAAAGCCTTGGCGCTGGCCATTGTTGCAATGAGCGTGTCGGCCGCCAACGCGGCCGAATACCCCATTGGCAAGCCGGTTGAGAAGGGCGGCATGGAAATCGGCGCGGTGTATTTGCAGCCGATTGAAATGGACCCGCCCGGGATGATGCGCCCCGCCAAGGATTCCGATGTGCACCTTGAGGCCGATATCCACGCCACGGCCGGCAACAAAACCGGCTTCCCGGAAGGCGAATGGGTGCCTTACCTGGTCGTGAATTTTGAGATCCAGAAGGTCGGCAGCCAGAACGTGCAGAAAGGCACCTTCATGCCGATGGTCGCCAACGACGGTCCGCACTATGGCGACAACGTCAAGCTGGAAGGCCCGGGCAAGTACAAGCTGAAGTACTCGATCCTGCCGCCGTCCGAAAACAAGATGGCTCACTTCGGCCGCCACGTCGACAAGGAAACCGGCGTGGGCCCGTGGTTCGAGCCCTTTGAACTGGAATACGAATTCGTCTACGCCGGCACCGGCAAGAAGGGCGGATATTGA
- a CDS encoding cupredoxin domain-containing protein, producing the protein MAPAQADELPTFTLRFKPDGTFEPATLEVPAGRFKIELINESNEPVEFESIPLRKEKVLGPGVKSFVVITISRPGEYPFFDDFHQSVKGTLVVKPKE; encoded by the coding sequence ATGGCGCCCGCGCAGGCGGACGAATTGCCGACGTTCACGCTCAGGTTCAAACCGGACGGCACGTTCGAGCCGGCAACCCTGGAAGTGCCCGCCGGCCGTTTCAAGATTGAACTCATCAACGAAAGCAACGAGCCGGTGGAATTTGAGAGCATTCCGCTGCGCAAGGAAAAAGTGTTGGGGCCGGGGGTTAAATCCTTCGTCGTCATCACCATTTCCCGCCCCGGCGAGTACCCCTTCTTTGATGACTTTCACCAAAGCGTGAAAGGCACCCTGGTCGTCAAGCCCAAGGAATAA